GGACGGGCGCCGTGATGCGGATTCTCTCACCGCCGCGAACGGTATATCGAAGTTGTAGGCGATGAGAGACAGAAAGGCAAATGCGCGCGATGACGGTGCGCGCCCCCGTTGCGCGCCGCACACACCCGCATGCGGCGCCCGAAAATTTAATGCAGCGGGCGCGTTGCCGCCACCTGCGAATCGTTCGCGGTGCCGGTCGGACGACCACGCCAGTAACCCGCGAGCAACGATCCCGAAAGGTTGTGCCAGACGGAGAAGAGCGCCCCCGGCAGGGCGGCCAGCGGCGTGAAGTAAATCTTGCCGAGCGTGGCGGCCAGCCCCGAGTTCTGCATGCCGACTTCGATCGCCAGCGTGCGGCAAATCGATTCGTCGAACCCCAGCAGACGCCCGCCCCAATAGCCGCCGAGCAGACCCAGACCGTTGTGCAGGATCACGCCCGCCATGACCAACGGCCCGACCGTCGCGATATTGCCCTGGTTCGCACCGACCACCGCGCCGATGATGAGCACGATCGCGACCATCGAGACCAGCGGCAGATACCCTTCGACAGCACGCACCGCACGCCCGAGATAACGGTTGATGAGCAGCCCCGCGCCAATCGGCAGCGCCACGATCTGAAGAATCGACAGCAGCATGCCCTCCACATCCACCACGATCGACGCATCGACGTACAGGCGCGTGAGCAGTGGGGTTGCGAACACACCGACGAGCGTCGACATCGCGCTGATCGTGACCGACAGGGCCACGTCGCCACGAGCGAGATAGATCATGACATTCGACGCCGTACCACTCGCCACGCTGCCGACGAGCACCATGCCGGCCGTGAGATCGGGCGGCATGTGCAACACGCGCGCAATGATCCAGGCCGCCAGCGGCATCACGAGATAGTGCAGCACCACGCCCGCCACAATCGGAGCGGGACGCGTGAATACACGCTTGAAGTCGTCGAAGGTCAGCGTCACGCCCATCGCGAACATCACGATCGTCAGAAGCGCCGTGACGTGCGGCGTAATGCCGGAGAAGCTGCCGGGCGAGTAAAAGGCGAAAACGGACAGCAGCAGAGCCCACAACGGGAACAGCCGGGTAACACGGGCGATCATGAAATCCTCGGAGAACGGGAAGACGGCGCGTGCGCTGGCAAGCCGGTGCGCCGGGGATTCCAGGAGGATCCCCGGCGTCATCGCTGCCGCCATGCCCGAGCCGTCGGGCGCAAAAAGTTAATATTTTACTTATTTTGCGCAGCCCGCCCCTCCGGGACTGTCCGGATGACGCTGGCCGGTGCGAATCGCGGGCGTCGCGAGAATCGTGGATCACGCCGCGACGTCGCATCGCCACTGCACGGATACCGAACGCGCAACTCAAATTCATCGGAATGTTGAGCTGCGCGCGCATCGTCGATACCGTTGCGAACGCTTAGTCGCGTTTCGGTTTGCCCATCAGCAGGGCACCGCCGACGCCATCGCGACGCGCCGGGCGCGGACCGCGCTGGGCGAAGTCGCCTCGCTCGCCACCACCGCCCTGACCGCGCGGTGCGTTCTGCGAACTGCGGCCATCCTGACCCTGACGCGGCGTGCCGGAACCCTGTGCAGCACGCGCGGGGGCGCGCTGCGCATCGCCCTGACGCTTGGGTGCCGGCTGGCGCGGCTGACCGGCATTTCCGGCGTTTCCGGCACTCACGCCGGTACCGGCCTTGCCACCATTGCCACCCTGACGGCCACCGCGATCGCCTTCGCGACGCGGCTTCGCTTCACGGGCTTCGCGCGGTGCGCGTGCCGGTTGACGTGCCTCGTCACCACCGCTGCGTCCACCGCGTCCGCCACCGGCACCACGGCCTTGTTGGGCCTTGCGAATCGGCTGCGCCACGGCGTGCGGGTCCGGCTCGAAGCCCGGAATCACTTCGCGCTCGATGGTGCGCTTGATGAGACGCTCGATCTGCGTGAGCAGTTGGTGTTCGTCCACGCACACGAGCGATACGGCTTCACCGTTCGCACCCGCGCGGCCCGTGCGGCCGATACGGTGCACGTAATCTTCCGCCACTTCCGGCAGATCGAAGTTGACCACATGCGGCAGTTGGTCGATATCGATGCCGCGCGCCGCGATATCGGTCGCGACCAGCACTTGCAGCGTGCCGCTCTTGAATTCGGCGAGCGCACGCGTGCGCGCGCCCTGACTCTTGTTACCGTGAATGGCCAGCGCGGGAATGCCGCCCTTCGTCAATTGTTCGGCCAGACGGTTCGCGCCGTGCTTGGTGCGCGTGAACACGAGCACCTGGAACCAGTTGTGCTCGCGCACGAGGTGTTCGAGCAACTCGCGCTTGCGGTCGCGATCGACCGGGTGAATCTTCTGCGCGACAGTCTCGGCGGTCGTGTTGCGACGTGCCACTTCGATGAGCGCCGGCGACTTGAGCAGACCGTCGGCCAGCTGCTTGATCTCGTCGGAGAACGTGGCCGAGAACAACAGGTTCTGACGTTTCGCGGGCAGCACCGCCAGCACGCGGCGGATATCGCGAATGAAGCCCATGTCGAGCATGCGGTCGGCCTCGTCCAGTACGAGAATCTCGACAGCGGACAGATCGACCGTCTTCTGCTGCATGTGATCGAGCAGACGACCCGGTGTGGCGACGAGAATATCCACGCCGCGTGCCAGTTGCTTGACCTGCGGCACCATCGACACACCGCCGAACACGGTCATGGAGGTCAGGCGCAGGTATTTGCCGTATTGCGTGACGCTTTCCTCGACCTGTGCGGCCAGTTCGCGCGTGGGGGTCAGCACGAGGGCGCGCACGGGGCGCTTGCCGTTCGCGGCCGCAGGGCGTGCGCGCGAAGCCAGCATCTGCAGGATCGGCAGCGTGAAGCCTGCCGTTTTACCGGTCCCGGTCTGAGCACCGGCGAGAAGATCGCCGCCTTGCAGGACGGCCGGAATCGCTTGCAGTTGAATCGGAGTCGGAGCGGTATAACCGAGATCGGCAACCGCACGCAGGATGTCGGCCGACAGGCCGAGCGTTTCAAAAGACATATAAAGACCAATGCGCGGACTCCACGATGTGTGTCCCCGCGCGTATCGATGTTGTTTATTTTTGGTGGAATGCCCGCGTCGGGCGTGCGACGGGCATCGCGCTCATATGGGCGACGCGCCTGAAGACGCCGGCAAGACGACCCGCCGGCGATGAAATCAAGCGGCTTGGCGGGCGAGGCCGTCGCGGGTACGGCCGTGTCTTGAAAGGGCGTAGTTTACCATGTGCCCTTTCCCAAGTCAGTTGGCATCGACGTTTGTGCCTCCCGCGGCCCTCAATATTCGGAGAATCCACCGCGCGTGCGCGTGCCCCGACCGAGCCGTTACACTGACGTCATTGCCCCGCCACCCCTGCCGCCTGCCCCGTGCGATTCGACCTGACCGATCTGCGTCTTTGCCTGCTGGTTGCCGAAGCCGGCAGCATCACCGGCGGCGCCGAACGCGCCCATCTGACGCTGGCCTCTGCCAGTGCGCGCATTCGGGGTCTGGAGGAGACGCTGGGCGTCGCGCTGTTCATGCGTCACCGTCAGGGGGTCATCCCAACGCCCGCCGGACGCGCCCTGCTCGCCCACGCCCGGCGCGTGCTCGCGCAGATCGAGCAGATGCGCGGCGAATTGGGCGAATACGCGGCCGGCCTCAAGGGCAATGTGCGCATCGCCTCCAACACCGTTGCGATGTCCGAATTCCTGCCCGATCTGCTGGGCGCGTTCCTCGCCGAACATCCGAACGTCGAAATCTCCCTGCGCGAGCAGACGAGCCCTGCCGTCGTGCAGGCCGTCCTCGAGGGCGCGGCCGATATTGGCGTCGTCTCGGACTGGATCGAGTTGACGGGACTCGAGACGGTGCCGTTCCGGCAAGACCGGCTGGTCGTGGTCACCCCGCCGGGACATGCACTGGCCGCACAACGCGCCCCTCATGCCCCCCATGCCCTTCATACGCCGCACGAAGTGGCCTTCATCGACGTACTGGACTCCGAGTTCATCGGACTGCCCGAGCAAAGTGCGCTAGCCGAGCATCTGGACGGTCACGCCAAACGTGCCGGACGCCCCCTGCGCTACCGCCTGCGCCTGCGAGACTTCG
This window of the Pandoraea fibrosis genome carries:
- a CDS encoding DEAD/DEAH box helicase; translated protein: MSFETLGLSADILRAVADLGYTAPTPIQLQAIPAVLQGGDLLAGAQTGTGKTAGFTLPILQMLASRARPAAANGKRPVRALVLTPTRELAAQVEESVTQYGKYLRLTSMTVFGGVSMVPQVKQLARGVDILVATPGRLLDHMQQKTVDLSAVEILVLDEADRMLDMGFIRDIRRVLAVLPAKRQNLLFSATFSDEIKQLADGLLKSPALIEVARRNTTAETVAQKIHPVDRDRKRELLEHLVREHNWFQVLVFTRTKHGANRLAEQLTKGGIPALAIHGNKSQGARTRALAEFKSGTLQVLVATDIAARGIDIDQLPHVVNFDLPEVAEDYVHRIGRTGRAGANGEAVSLVCVDEHQLLTQIERLIKRTIEREVIPGFEPDPHAVAQPIRKAQQGRGAGGGRGGRSGGDEARQPARAPREAREAKPRREGDRGGRQGGNGGKAGTGVSAGNAGNAGQPRQPAPKRQGDAQRAPARAAQGSGTPRQGQDGRSSQNAPRGQGGGGERGDFAQRGPRPARRDGVGGALLMGKPKRD
- the panS gene encoding ketopantoate/pantoate/pantothenate transporter PanS, encoding MIARVTRLFPLWALLLSVFAFYSPGSFSGITPHVTALLTIVMFAMGVTLTFDDFKRVFTRPAPIVAGVVLHYLVMPLAAWIIARVLHMPPDLTAGMVLVGSVASGTASNVMIYLARGDVALSVTISAMSTLVGVFATPLLTRLYVDASIVVDVEGMLLSILQIVALPIGAGLLINRYLGRAVRAVEGYLPLVSMVAIVLIIGAVVGANQGNIATVGPLVMAGVILHNGLGLLGGYWGGRLLGFDESICRTLAIEVGMQNSGLAATLGKIYFTPLAALPGALFSVWHNLSGSLLAGYWRGRPTGTANDSQVAATRPLH
- a CDS encoding LysR substrate-binding domain-containing protein → MRFDLTDLRLCLLVAEAGSITGGAERAHLTLASASARIRGLEETLGVALFMRHRQGVIPTPAGRALLAHARRVLAQIEQMRGELGEYAAGLKGNVRIASNTVAMSEFLPDLLGAFLAEHPNVEISLREQTSPAVVQAVLEGAADIGVVSDWIELTGLETVPFRQDRLVVVTPPGHALAAQRAPHAPHALHTPHEVAFIDVLDSEFIGLPEQSALAEHLDGHAKRAGRPLRYRLRLRDFDSLCRAVATGAALGIVPLSAARRSAASLGIGIVPLSDPWALRTLVLCVRDRDALPVYARQLLERLATPVATNENGTT